The following is a genomic window from Malus sylvestris chromosome 7, drMalSylv7.2, whole genome shotgun sequence.
attatttcattcatctcataatgcttcctttcccacttgtaacacaacatggttaccttgggcagtgtaggaacgacaggttcaatacacactttggtaaggaatttgacctggattgtaattttagttgtccaatcagttctatgttgtcacttaatcaacggaacacaaTTCGATAttgtcgcttttcatttatgtcggtagctaccataaaagtgaaaacatcatcgatggtaatctcatttcaattccatttagcttaTCGAAattagtatactggaccaagaacttcaagtctcgggagtaatccggattaatctcatgagatggaaatgatttgagatagCGATCGAGTacagattcattgttgtgccgtgtcatcctcttctagggaagtaAATCCTacaaaccaaatgatatgtcatgctccaggccaagacagattgattggctatccacTAGTATACCGGACTGTCTAACAGGGGTGGCATACCTTTCAGGGATATTGACTCGACGttcgttaagtacgtctatccttgcatgtatgtttgcagctggtatatgatctcccCCTAAAGGCGGGAAAACTgtttcattaaagtgacaaccagCAAATAAGCAGTAAAAAGATCGCGTGCAAGGGCTCTAAGAGAGCTactgtgaaggagaatcataatcgacaaagaatcacatccttctttgaggactcATATTGGTACGTTGCGATGgcacaacttggcacatggaatgcacaccaaaatgcgtaaatacgaaaaacgtcaggttcgtacctagtaaccaactgtaacgtcatataggttgggtggtaATGGGCCTTAAGGCGGACCTACATAACTgtgtacaagattgcatagccctaggtagaaaccgaaaacttggtatgtttaccaaaatctgggcgatcatttaaattacGCTTTATGATCGTTATGCGAGgttatttggggtgaacatgggaattcgatgttcaatgataaacccaaaatacatgcaatactttatcgaaaatcatcgatataaactctccggcattatccagtctctcagaccttaagggataagtagggtggtgaacccttaatcggccaggaggtttagcagcaatgtgtgtggacaaacctgtgaccagtttgtcgattcatcaaccaaaaccataagtatttatatggtccgcattttggttagattagtccacatatattcccttgaaccCATTGTGAAAATCAAATTTCTCAACAAGCGGGCtatggcaaagtgtgcttgtaggcataAGATCCTTACTTCGAGTAAGGAGATGCATCATAGCATCATTGTTTGACCTAAGTGTCCTAAAAAAGGTtgtgccaaagcaagtaaaatTGCTCAATCACCAGGCTCCAGGCCGACCACATGTGACGTgttcccagttgggagacaacccattggcccTAAATCAAAGCTGCATGCTCAtgtttggaggtggtgcaaagattttccactctattttcttagatggtttcatttatgatcattattctctcaaatatccttaaaaactcaactaCAGGGAGAATTTAATGTCCCTTAAATGGTaattcagtaccattcatacaatgaGGAGTGTGCCAATACTCTTAATCAGGTTAGATAGATTTGAAGTCGTTGttaaagatgtgatttaggtgtaaagttagtgtgcgtagtacgcattcatccaaacaactaattttcccacattcctacctaatcacgtgtttaattgaatttagttacatgtatacaagaaacatgattcaattaactcatattcgaggacaatatcaataagattatccataagtaaaacatacaccaaacttgaatccaagaacatggaaaaatgttcacacaGTTACTAGGGTGGATTCGGCCAATAAGGCcattcatgtcaaaattctgctcttctAACAGTGTTCaatggagcaaaattagtctcacatattgactactagaatggtactccttaacaacattggtaagagcacgaacaggtgcataaccaatgatctattccatcaagatAGAAGTAGATTCTACACGGTTAAGGTTTTGGAAtactatcccttattcttgaagttttaggtcttaggtgccaaggatcatgcttcaggcatgatgccacaccttggcaggccctaATTCTAACatatgtttgtggtagtaataaaatccgagaatttggtaaacttccactTCCTGCACTTGTTGCTTCAGGGGAgagttagaaacaaggaaggacgagaaaagtattctttagtcaaaatttgatcggatttataaacttcagaattgtactcattcatggacgtaatcatagTGTGTTTCGGGCaatatctttcatgattagatgGTCCATAGGagtgagccaaagagccatggaatcctcgttcaGGAGGTACTTCCGTTGGTAATGCTTCGGGCATAattcttcgaatgaagatcatggcggaggcttattcagctctttcatgccattgttggcttcaatggtgtctcaacttcttgatagtcaagtggagactCACTTCTtataccccacataaagtggtttctattagaaacgtccaaataaggaaaatcaaacttgtgatggttcgacaatccattgaattggaatgaacaagattgtgattaatgctatgggaatgaatcatccataagcatcaaagttagaacattcgagttctaagacatggttttcaagaaaaacgtcgggttttcgtgggtgtattgttttatgaaaacttcaggtttcaaaggcactaaatttgaaactacaggttcaatttagtttatgaacgttcaATTCATAAAAGAAAGGTTCGTGGAAGAACACATAATGTAATATactgatttaagtgtagtggatttgaggttcttcaagaactcaagtgtgaaagcttcgttactacgaaagtatgtcaacggttcaaagtataaaaataaattattgaatcgttaatgtccaaaagtgatcttcaggtcaataattttcgattcattatcagattaatggactgcatgtcacttttaattaattcaataaattaggCCATACAAGGTCGATTGTAGaagtaaaataatattaaaataatactaCTGGGTCGAAAATACCATAGCCCAAAAATAGGGCTGGGTACCGTGAGCAAAAAAAGAAACTCGGGTAAGGTATAGCTGCAAAAGCAGCCACATAGTGGTCTTTAGGCCATGGGTCAATTTTTTAAGCCCAGCAACAAGTGCTGGTGTAATTGGGGCCAGGGGGCACGGGTTAGGGCCCAGCGAAAGCTGGCCTTGGGTTTGCATGGGAAGGCAAGCCCAACGAAGGCTGTCTGGAGGTTAGGGTTACATAGGGCCCAGCCGAGTCCAATGGGCTGTGGCGTAAGTCCTGCAACCAAGAAGGTTGTGGCATACAGACCAAGACATAAAGGAAGGCCCAGCGGCCTATTGTTGTTGGCCATGCAAGCCGGGTTCACAGGGACAAACCCAAGAAAGTTGCGGGCTTCCTTGGGAAGCAGACTGGGGCTTCAGGCCTGTCTAGGTTAACCAGGCCGATGACCTGGGGGTCCATGTGGTGGTAGCAATGCCCAAAGGGCTACTGCTGTGGTGGTGCCAAAAAAATACCCAATTTTTCGAACCTGGGgtttaaaaaccctaatttgcttataatttatatgatatacattgactcacatattccacatagCAAATATAATTgcataatgcatgaaacaaatatataaacatatacaatatacatacatacatatatatatatatatatatatatatatatatatcataaggaaaatataaacatagaggggttTATGCATCATgtggaatgttttcatgcttcatggacgattcaaatatcttcttttattttaagcaaTGCGTTGTATCATGTTCAACACAGAAaatttaaattgaatcaatagcatttatatcaattcaataaaataattaattaatcataaaaagaatgattaaaatgtaatactcccctgattgaagaataaactatctttagcgcagcgtcaagaacatgctgataacatgttgtaaacataatttactaaacaattatggaggccaaagagagagagagaggaggtgcggcatagagagagaaagagagagatgtgtaattgtgggtgtgttctattccaccccattgtacctttatttatagtagtatgatAGGTAAAATCCTTACTCTTTtaagattacaactcttaataggtaatcaactcctaataggaatataagagatattcctagaTATACTagtatttacacaatcacattcctaatctaatagaaCTACAACAAAGAATTGTTTGATTAATAATTTCATCTCAGCGTaaactttatgttttttttttattattatcttaaCGGCATGGTTTCATTTAGGAGGTTgagttttttatattatttaaaagaaaaaaaattagaagtgtTTGCAGCTGTAGTTTCATTGTTAgccacaataaaaataaaattgtgcATTTCAACTTAAATAGCAGTAGTGTCGGTTTCGGGCAAGTTCAGAGAACTCAGGGCGCAAATTCTCACTTTTAGAGTCTATTTCCGATGATGGAGATGGGGCCGCACTTCCTTTTGCCTTTATATGGCTTCACCACCGATCacaaagcaaaacaaacaaaaaataatgatcatgaaaaggagaaaaacttgtgtgggGCTTTGCTTGCCATTGGACTTTGCTGAGTGGTACTACAACCCACTCAAAACTCGCCACATCGCCaatcttatattttttttttatatttaaaactcccataattatttttttactaaTTATTATACACTATAAGATTAATCtaatagttaatttttttttcctcttagaTATCCATTTGAGTGTTTAAACTGGAATGCCTTTTAACGCTCTGCTAAGTAACTGAGTTTTTGTAATAATTCAAGTATCTTTTGGACCAACCAATTATGAATAAGTGCCATAGTTAGGCAGTCTCCCACAATATCAAGAAGAGGCAAAATACTGTTTCCATGATTCTGGAGTTAAATTAGATGTCTGCTTTATAatgataaaaaacaaaatagttgTGAAACAgttttttgtgtaaaaatggatatgtaatcatttttttttagtagCATCGGTCATTTTGACCAAAGGGCATTTCAACGAGACATTTGGAAATTGATAGCTCGTCTTCGTTATGTTCCTTAAATTAGCTACTGTCATAATACTTGATTCAAATATTGTTATTCAAGTATAAATGCTTTCGTAGTAAATTCAATTATTACATTTATAGCAGGAAATGAAATCCCACATCCGTTGTGCTATGATTCAAGCATAAACATCCGCCTCCATTATGTTGCCCTTGTGACAGTATTTTtacgaagaaagaaaaaacagagtAGGAAAGAAGACGATAGAGAAAGTTTGGGAAGAAattaaaaggagagagagaagaggaaaaaaaaaagaaccactAATTAAACTTTATGGTGTATATTAATTAGTAGGAAAAATGATTATAGgagttttaaatataaaaggTTATATTTAAGAAAACTAAACAATAAAAGTGATAAGTATTGATGAACTGCATTTGTAAGTTTGCACTATTAGAtattaaaattgtatcaatttaGTCTTTGACCGAATTGATTGTTGAACTTTCATTAAATTGATCAAATAGTGTGCTTTCACCAAATtgatagaaaagaaaaactttCACTTACACGTGaaaaaagaatattattaaactataATATTAAGCAGCAATGgcattagaattttttttaacaaatgatattatctatattaaaagGTGAGAGattgggctaagcctcacaataagctaacaataatatagttcaaatttaCTTTTAACGATAATCGAACATAAGACTTCTTATTTACAAATAAGGGAGAACATCATTACACAGTAGTACTACGTGGTgacactaaaaaaattaaataggcACCATTAAACTTTTTAGGAATTTGTCGTTATATAGGTTAGTGAGTTTGCTTAGCGAGGTAGGTTGCTTAGTGAGAAAAGGAGGAAAGAAAAATGATTGGTACGAATGaatagtaaaaaagaaaattaattaaaaaaggaaaGTGAAAGTATTTAGTAAAAGAGAATAAAGTAAAGTACAAAAAGAAAGGAGCAAAAACCCTACCctttagagcagttccaccgtGGGCATTAGCCTGGTGGACTAGCTCTCAAACAAGGCCAGAAAGCCCGAGTAACTTGGTTTAGCGTGTGCTGGCGATGGAGCCCGAGCGGGCCCCGAGGGAGAGGCCCGATAGGAGTTGCCAGCTCGAGAGCCCAAAGGGCATGTGACGCAAGGCTGACGTCTGGACGACATCAGCCATGTGGTGGACGGGCCTGGACAAAGTAGAAGAGCGACAACACCTCGATGCGGTGGTGGACGGGCCTAGATAGCTCTTCACGGAGGTCAATCTCGACACCAGTGACGCCGATATCCTGGAAACGAAGGGCAAGCTTCTCGCCGATGCGAGAGGTGACCTTGGCATCCCAGAAGGTTGGAGAGCGAGGGAAGCGGTTGAGATTGGATCGGTAGCAGGCAACGAACTCTTGCTCGGAGGAAGAGGCCATGGCTATGATTGAGGAGCTGCTGGGGCTTGTCACCTGTGCTGTGATTTTGCGGCATGAGAGCACTAGGCGGAGGACATGGTGGTTTCCGGACATTGCTATTTGCACAGAGTGATAGAAACAGATAGAGAGAAGAAACTGGGAACTTTtcttaaaataattattttgtattattttataaataaaataaatactaatattttattgcctattgccagggctattcagtgtaggggtggagatgcaaaaggcagttactattcattaagggcagttactgtttactgggtggattaaatagtgaatagcctggGGTCCTTTCCTACGAGGGAACTGTTCTTAACCACCTGACGGGTTAGTTACCACATTCactcacacactctctctctctctctctcccctccacCCTTTTCCCCTTCTCTCATTTGAATCCCATCCACATCCCAAACGGTAAGAATTTTCACATTTTAGTGGTTCATCGAATATTGTGcaatcagaaattattttaaattatttatttaaaattaaacacaaataatacctAATAAAAAATAACCGCACGATATATGATAAAGTATTAAGATGTGAAGATTCTAACTAAGAGGATCCAAAGCGAATACTCATCCCTCTCTCTtaccaaaacaccaaaacaattgtttctctctctaagtttttcttttatggctcgttttcaaaatcccttTAAAGGActgaaaatacttttaaaaaatattttttgttttaaaatcacCCTACGTAGAGCACTTCGAATACATTTTCAGtgctaatatatatttttactcaGGATTATAAGTCTTTTTCCGTCATTTAATTTTAAAGTCACTTGTGCTCATATCACTCCCTGCGTTTTCTCATGGTTATCATTCTCTTAAGCACTCGCTTTACCGTACGATTTTCGGTTAATTAGGTTTGGTTGATTTGATTTGGGGTTTGTGGATCTGCATGTTTGGTTTGGTTACAGAGAAAATTTAGGAAAAAAATTTGTGAATTAATCGTAGGAATATATGTCCTTCAATCAGTCAACGTCGGATAAGAACGAGACGCAGTACCGGAACAAACAatgaataatataatatttttttttaaattgactggttagtaattgaaaaagaatgaattaacataattaaatttTCATAAGAGAAGCGGTAAACAAGAACAAAGCTCATTAGATGACCTGTTCGTATAATAGAAAATTATCGACACGGGGTAAACAAAATGACACATGGGATCAATGCGCTAGGGGAGAGAGGTgtttttgcttttattgataatgaacCTATTATGTGACGCTTTCATGACATAAAACCTAACGCGGCAGCAATGTATTaataaattatgaatgacaTTAACATTGTTTACTATCTAAAAGGATTTTGTTGTCTAAATTTTTTTGAGGCATCTTACCCTTTTAAATTTTGCCCCTCTGGACAACTCTTCGCTTCACCACTGTTTGTGGTAGTGTTCAATTGTAAACAACCATACAATTACTCAACCATTAATCTCTCATTTTGTTTCGCATTGGTGTTT
Proteins encoded in this region:
- the LOC126627856 gene encoding uncharacterized protein LOC126627856 gives rise to the protein MSGNHHVLRLVLSCRKITAQVTSPSSSSIIAMASSSEQEFVACYRSNLNRFPRSPTFWDAKVTSRIGEKLALRFQDIGVTGVEIDLREELSRPVHHRIEVLSLFYFVQARPPHG